TCGCAGTAATCAATACCGAATCGACTGGCAACGTCGGCCACTGTTTTGCCAGTGCTGATCGGGTGGGGCTTTAATAATCGCGTGATTTGACAATCCGGGAGCTGTTGCAACTGATCCATCATATTCATCAACCTGTGCCCTGTGCCCTGTGCCCTGTGGCATTGAGGTAGCCCTGTCCACCTTGACGCCATTGTGCAACGAATTCAGCCTGATACCCCTGGGCTATTTGTTCTTGGTCCCTGATCGGCATGGAGATAATCCGATTCGCTTGAGCCAGCATCACTTCAGCGTCTGTGATTTGAAATCCCAGGTCTTGCGCAAGTTGTGCGGCATCGGCAACCTCTTTGGTGCATGTCAGTTGCTGCTGCAAATCTTTGCTGCCAGCGACCATAGGAAAGAAGCGCTCTAGTTCCGGACTGATGATGTTTTTGGCTCGAAGGCGAAAGGAAAAGTTGCAGTCAGGATTTCAGTATTTTGTCCATATTCGCCTTTCGGCATTAAAAAAAAGGGTTCCCGGACTCCCCGAGAACCCCTGCTGTGACTAACGCCCCCTGATGGATTCGAACCATCGACCGACTGCTTAGAAGGCAATTTTCAGCCCAGTCGTAGCAGGGGTTTTCAAGGCTATGGCTGGGTTTTTAATGCCTGGGGTCGATTGGGGGTGACCCTGAAAAGGGCATTACTGGAGCCATCTCAGGCAGTGGCTCCAGTTTTTCGGTGGTTCGGCCAACTGCCTTTAGAGCAGTTGGTTTTTCTCAGTCCAGCATCGGGTGCTGAAGCCGATAGCCAAGGGCCTTGAGCCTGTCGTTACAGATGCGGCGTCCGTTACCCGAGACCGGTGCTGGCCCGCCGCTCCAGTGCACCGCGTCCAGTTGTTGGCGCTTCAGACTGCGGTCCACCAGATCGCGCATCCGGATCGGTTCGTCGTTCACCACATTCACAACGCCGCTCCAGGCACCATCCATGGCAGCGATCAAGGCACCGGCTGCGTCATGCACATGTACCCAGTTGCTGAAAAAGCTTCCGTCTCCAGTGCGCTCCTTGCCGGCCAGCCCTTTGAGTCGATCATCCAGCTCACGTCCTGGTCCATATAGGGCGGCGAGTCTGAGGATGCACACCTGTCGTTTGCTGTCTCCCATCTCGGTGATTAACCGTTCGCTCTCTAGCAAGACCGCACCATGCTCAGTTCCAGTAGCAGGAGCTGTCGATTCATCTACCCAGTCACCGT
Above is a window of Synechococcus sp. BIOS-E4-1 DNA encoding:
- a CDS encoding Nif11-like leader peptide family natural product precursor, which translates into the protein MISPELERFFPMVAGSKDLQQQLTCTKEVADAAQLAQDLGFQITDAEVMLAQANRIISMPIRDQEQIAQGYQAEFVAQWRQGGQGYLNATGHRAQGTG
- a CDS encoding NAD-dependent epimerase/dehydratase family protein, producing MGLTIIGCGYLGEAVARQLQPRRPALPLTLTTTVTERHAELTDLADQLMLCDATDPAQLLAALQHKRTAVFCLAPRGNRQVNADGYRVTFVDSFRCLRSLLPDLPHLHQIIYTGSCSVYGDADGDWVDESTAPATGTEHGAVLLESERLITEMGDSKRQVCILRLAALYGPGRELDDRLKGLAGKERTGDGSFFSNWVHVHDAAGALIAAMDGAWSGVVNVVNDEPIRMRDLVDRSLKRQQLDAVHWSGGPAPVSGNGRRICNDRLKALGYRLQHPMLD